The segment AAACCTTCTTCACTCTTGTCCTCTGTTTTACCGGTCGATAACGGAATGATATCATTCACTTTCAATAAAGAATTTTCCGGCATTTTATTGCAGCACGCACCTTCTGGCAGGGTCAGAGAGCGATTGACCACGATAAAACGGCACATTTGCAAGAGGATGGTAATATCTTTCCAGGTATTTATTTCATGCAGCATATCTGATCCGATAATTAAGAAAAAGTTGTCTTTCTCCCCGTATATTTTCCTTAGGGTTTTTACCGTATCTATCGTATATGATTTCCCTTTTCGTGCAGTTTCCAGATCAGAAATCTCAAAATGTTCATTATCATGTATTGCGTCCTTTACCATTATGTATCTATGTGAGGCATCGGCCAGATCCTCTGATTCCTTATGAGGAGATATTCCTGTAGGAATAAACAATACCTTTGATAAGGTTCGTTGCTGAAACACCTCTTCGGCAGCAATGAGGTGACCTATATGTATCGGGTTAAATGATCCGCCAAATATACCAATATCCATTATTCTATCATTATACAAACGATAGAAATGAATGTAAATACCTCAATGAAAATGCGTTTATTTTTCATTGACTCAACAAAAACAGTGTGTTAGCATTCTTTGAATTATCCTGTGATAAATTAGGTCTTCAGCGACTAAAAAACACATTTTCCCTCCCTTGACGGGAGGGATTAAGGGAGGGTGATCACAGATTGTTCCTTTCACCCCCACCTAACCTCCCTACCTGTGCTGTGCCTGACTGCGAGCGGACTCGCTCAGGCAGGCGACAGCACGCAGACAGGCCCCATCGATGGGGAGGAATTAACAGTTTGAAATTCCTATACATTAAAATACTTAACTTATCTGAGGAGAATTTTT is part of the Candidatus Jettenia sp. AMX2 genome and harbors:
- the nadD gene encoding nicotinate-nucleotide adenylyltransferase, with the translated sequence MDIGIFGGSFNPIHIGHLIAAEEVFQQRTLSKVLFIPTGISPHKESEDLADASHRYIMVKDAIHDNEHFEISDLETARKGKSYTIDTVKTLRKIYGEKDNFFLIIGSDMLHEINTWKDITILLQMCRFIVVNRSLTLPEGACCNKMPENSLLKVNDIIPLSTGKTEDKSEEGFISRLNDDIYRLKVRIPSIGISSTDIRNRLRNGRSIRYLVPRCVEEYIKVHNLYGKR